TCGCCCTCGCCGAGATCGAACTCTGCGGCGAACTGATCATCGCGGCGTCGGCCGCGGACGGGGAACGTCTCAGCGCCGACCGGATCGACGAGGTACTGCGGGTGGCGGCGGAAAGGGCCGCGTCCGGGCCGGACGCCTGAGGGACGGGCGAGGGCGTCGCGGGGGGCCTGGTGGGCGGGGCCGTACAGCGCCTTCGCGTACGGGCCCCCGGTGGGCGGAACGTACGGCGCGCCTGCGCGTGCGGGCCCCCGGCGAGTCGGCCGTGCGGGGCGTCCCGCGTTCCGCGGTACCGCCCCGCGCCGCTCCCGTCAGGTGCGCAGCATGCGGGCGATGGCCTTCGTGGCCTCCTCGACCTTCTCGTCGATGCCCGAGCCGGTGGCCGCCGCGTCCGCGACGCAGTGCCGCAGGTGCTCTTCCAGGAGCTGGAGGGCGAAGGACTGGAGCGCCTTCGTCGAGGCGGAGACCTGCGTGAGTATGTCGATGCAGTAGACGTCCTCGTCGACCATCCGCTGCAGACCCCGGATCTGGCCCTCGATCCGGCGGAGCCGCTTGAGGTGCTCGTCCTTCTGCTTGTGGTAGCCGTGCACGCCGTGCCCGTGGTCGGCCGCCTCGACGGCCTCGACGGTCTCGACGGCCTCGGGGGTGACCTGGTCCGCCTCGGTGGTCGTCATGGCGTCCTCCCGTTGTCCAATAAGGGGGTGT
This is a stretch of genomic DNA from Streptomyces sp. R44. It encodes these proteins:
- a CDS encoding metal-sensitive transcriptional regulator, which produces MTTTEADQVTPEAVETVEAVEAADHGHGVHGYHKQKDEHLKRLRRIEGQIRGLQRMVDEDVYCIDILTQVSASTKALQSFALQLLEEHLRHCVADAAATGSGIDEKVEEATKAIARMLRT